A window of Mucilaginibacter paludis DSM 18603 contains these coding sequences:
- the thiL gene encoding thiamine-phosphate kinase — translation MFDNKEKTEIARLGEFGLIDHLTKNIKLTHASTIKGAGDDAAVLDFKDKKILVSTDMLLEGIHFDLAYCPLKHLGYKAIQVNLSDIYAMNGTATQVTVSLGFSSKFPLEAVEELYDGMLLACEKYKIDLIGGDTTSSKQGLVISITSIGYADEKDIVYRDTAQEGDLLCVSGDLGGAYTGLQLLEREKLVYLENPNVQPDLEGKDYIIERQLKPEARWDIVELLRDINVVPTSMIDVSDGLASEVLHICKKSNKGCNVYEEKIPIDPMTYDTAREFNLDPTVCALSGGEDYELLFTIKQADYDKIKFNTDISVIGHITEASAGCNLITKSGNVHELKAQGWNAFKE, via the coding sequence ATGTTTGATAATAAAGAAAAAACGGAAATAGCGCGCTTAGGTGAATTTGGCTTGATAGATCATTTAACCAAAAATATTAAATTGACCCATGCCAGCACTATAAAGGGTGCGGGCGATGATGCCGCTGTTTTGGATTTTAAAGATAAAAAAATATTGGTATCAACCGATATGCTGCTGGAGGGCATCCATTTTGATTTGGCTTACTGCCCGCTAAAGCATTTGGGTTATAAAGCCATACAGGTTAACCTGAGTGATATTTATGCCATGAATGGCACGGCTACCCAGGTAACCGTATCCCTCGGATTTTCGAGCAAATTTCCGTTAGAAGCCGTTGAAGAGCTTTACGATGGCATGTTGCTGGCCTGCGAAAAATATAAAATAGACTTAATTGGCGGCGATACCACATCATCAAAACAAGGTTTGGTAATTAGCATAACCAGTATTGGCTATGCCGATGAAAAGGATATTGTATACCGTGATACAGCTCAGGAAGGTGATTTATTATGTGTATCCGGCGATTTAGGGGGTGCTTATACCGGTTTACAATTGCTGGAACGCGAAAAACTGGTTTACCTGGAAAACCCTAACGTGCAGCCGGATTTGGAAGGTAAAGATTATATTATAGAACGCCAGTTAAAACCTGAAGCACGGTGGGATATTGTTGAACTATTGAGAGACATTAACGTAGTACCAACATCAATGATTGATGTATCAGATGGTTTGGCATCGGAGGTTTTACATATTTGTAAAAAAAGTAACAAGGGCTGTAACGTGTATGAGGAAAAAATACCTATCGACCCGATGACCTACGATACCGCCCGCGAATTTAACCTCGACCCTACTGTTTGCGCACTAAGTGGCGGCGAAGATTATGAACTGCTTTTTACCATCAAACAAGCCGATTACGATAAAATTAAATTTAATACCGACATCAGTGTTATTGGCCATATAACAGAAGCTTCTGCCGGTTGTAATTTAATAACTAAGAGCGGTAACGTACATGAATTAAAGGCCCAGGGTTGGAATGCTTTTAAAGAGTAA